AACCTCTCGCCGGCAGACGCGCAACGGCGCGCTTTCGAGGAGCAACTTCAGCTGGCTTTGCAGCTACGGCTCCCCGTCATCATCCACTGCCGCGAGGCATACGACCACCTGCTGGATATTCTCTCGCGGTATCCCCTGCGCGGGGTGCTGCACTGTTTCAGCGGCGACCTGCATCATGCACAGCGCGCGGTGGAGATGGGCTGGTATCTGGGCATTGGGGGCGTCGTGACCTTCAAGAACGCCCAAACGCTACGTGAGGTAGTGCGGCAAACACCACTGGAGAACTTGCTTCTGGAGACGGACGCTCCCTATCTTGCGCCAATGCCTTATCGCGGCAAGCGTAACGAGCCCGCTTACATCCCGTTGATTGCCCAGATGGTTGCCTCACTGAAGAATCTTCCCATCGAGGAGCTGGCAACGGTAACCACCCAAAATGCTCATCGTCTGTTTTCTTTAGAGGAGCGATACCAGTACGTATTATCGGCTTTGTGAGACGATTTTTAGAGGATACCGGAACCTATCATTGCCTGCAGGCTTTTGCTATCACCGCATCGAACCGTACGGACGAGGTGATTTGCATGCAAGAGACGGTTCAGGAACTGCTTGCGCAGCGGGTGGTGGGCATTCTGCGCCTGCCGCAGTCCAGCCTCGCCCTGCAAGCACTGGAAGTGGCTATTCAGCATGGCGTACGGGCGGTGGAGGTGACCATGACCACGCCGAACGCTATAGAGATTCTGCGCGAGGCGCGGAAGCGCTGGGAGGGCAAAGCACTGGTTGGGGCCGGTACGGTGCTGGACGCCGAGAACGCGAAGCAGGTGATAGACGCCGGGGCGCAGTTCGTGGTGTCGCCGATACTGGATGCAGGCATGGTGGAGACTGCGCTGGACGCGAATGTTCCACCTATTCCGGGCGTCTTCAGCCCGACGGAGATTGTCACCGCCTACCGGCTAGGCGCGCCCATTGTGAAGGTTTTTCCTGCGGTGGTGCTGAGCACAGCGTTTTTTAAAGAGGTGAAGGCTCCTTTGCCGCAGATACCGCTGATGGCAGTGGGGGGATTGAACGCGCACAACGCTGCCGAATACCTGCACGCAGGCGCAGACATGGTGGGTGTAGGCGGTGCACTCTTCCCGAAGGCGGCGATACTGGCAGGGGAGTTCGAGGGGGTAGCGCAGACGGCAGAAGCGCTGGCATCTCTGCGCCATCTGCATCTCGAGCACCTCTGAAATCGGCTATAATAGAGCCAAGAGGTGATGCCGATGGCAATCTCGCAGGCAAAGCAAACGGTACACTACCCTGTTTCGGACGGCAAACCGATGGCGGAGACACCGGAACATCTGGAGGCGATGTTATATCTGCTGGACGCGCTGATGCTCCATTTCGCCGGGCGTGAGGATGTGTACGTGGCGGGGAATCAGCTCATGTACTGGGTGGCAGGCAACCCTTCTCAGCGCGTCGCGCCCGATGTGTATGTGGTGTTTGGCGTGCCCAAACGCCCATGGCGCCCCACGTGGAAAGTATGGGAGATGGGCAAGGCGCCAGACGTGATTTTCGAACTGACCTCCCGCTCCACTGCGTCGGAAGATTTGGGCAAAAAGTACCGGCTCTGCCAGCGGCTGGGTGTGAAGGAGTACATCCTGATAGACGTGACGCGGGAGTACCTGATAGAGCCCGTGATTCTGCATCGTCTGGTGGGGCGGGGGTACCGGCAGATACCCAACGAGCGACCCAACGACCGCGAGTGGCGCGCACACAGCGAGCAGCTGGGACTGGATGTAGTGGTGCGTGCAGAGGATGAAGGGTACAAAGTGCGACTGTATACGATCCGTCTCGGGGACGTGTTCTGCCTACGGTGATGGAACTGGCGGAACAAGCAGAAGAGATGCAAGCCCGTCTGCGCGAGCTGGAGGCGAAACTGCGCGAGAGAGAGGATCAGGGGAAATGACCTATCGTGGTGTGGTGGTGGCGCGAAACGGCGCGGTAGCTACTTCCCAACCGCTGGCGACAGCAGTGGGGCTCCACGTGCTACAGGAAGGCGGCAATTTTGTGGATGCCGCGCTGGCAATCAGCGCGATGTTGACGGTGGTAGAGCCGTACAACAGCCATCTGGGCGGTGATGCGTTTGTCATCGTGTACGACGCCCGCACGCGCCAAACGCATGCACTCAACGCCTCTGGTCCTGCCCCGCGTGCGGCGACGCGGGAGCGCTTCCGCGATGGAATCCCCGTGCGTGGTATGCAGAGCGCGTCGGTGCCCGGGCTGGTGTCTGCGTGGGCGCTACTGCACGAGCGCTACGCCACACGCGAGCTCTCTGAGTTGCTTCAGCCTGCCATCCGCTATGCCCAGCAGGGGTTTCCCGCGGGCTATCGTTACAGCCAGGTATTCTCTGTGCATGAAGATATCTTGCGCCAGTTTCCCATCACCTGGCGCGAACTAGTTCCAGATGGCGAACTGCCTTACCCGGGCAAGATGGTGACACAACCGCAGCTCGGATGGACGCTCAGCCGCATCGCCACTGCCGGACCGATGGACTTCTATCGCGGTGAGATTGCCGAGCGTATTGTGCGACACTGCCAGCATCATGGAGGGCTGTTCACTGAGGAAGACCTTGCTCAGCCGCCCGCCGAGTGGTTGGAACCGCTGCGGGTGGAGTATCGTGGCTATACCCTTCACGCCCAGCCCCCGGTGTCGCAGGGGCATATCCTCGCGCAGATGCTGAACCTACTGGAGGGCTACGACCTGCGCAGCATGGGGGCGCTGAGCGCGGATGCTATCCACCTGCAGGTGGAGGCGAAGAAACTCGCCTTTGCAGACAGACATGCCTACCTTGGTGACCCGCGCTTTGTCAACGTGCCGATAAACGTGCTTCTGAGCAAAGAATATGCCATGCGCCGCCGCCAGCAGATAGACCCGAACCGCGCCGCCGACCGCGTGACCGCGGGCGAGATAGAGCACGACACCACCTACTTCTGCGTGGTAGACCGCTCCGGCAACGCCATCTCCTTCATCCAGAGCATCTTCCACTCCTTCGGCTGTGCGGAGGTGGCGGAAGGCACAGGCATTCTGTTCAACAACCGCATGACCGGTTTTTCCTTAGACCCTGCCAGTCCCAACGTGCTGGAGCCGGGCAAGCGCACCGCGCATACCTTGAACGCCTACTTACTGACGCGCGGCGACGATCTGGCTTTCGTGGGCGGCACGCCGGGCGGCGACGTGCAGGTGCAAAGCAACACGCAGGTTATCTGCAACCTGATAGACTTTGGCATGAATCCGCAGGAAGCTGTAGAGGCACCTCGCTGGCAACACGACCCCGAGGGGCTGAAAATTGAGCGGCGTACCCC
This Armatimonadota bacterium DNA region includes the following protein-coding sequences:
- the tatD gene encoding hydrolase TatD, whose protein sequence is MPLTGRDVFGHPIGSMDVWTDTHCHLNHPDFASDAAQVWNRAREVGVHHAVVVGYDLASSEAALQVATRFDGCWASVGIHPHDAVQCDENALRRLQQMASQRRVVALGEIGLDYYRNLSPADAQRRAFEEQLQLALQLRLPVIIHCREAYDHLLDILSRYPLRGVLHCFSGDLHHAQRAVEMGWYLGIGGVVTFKNAQTLREVVRQTPLENLLLETDAPYLAPMPYRGKRNEPAYIPLIAQMVASLKNLPIEELATVTTQNAHRLFSLEERYQYVLSAL
- a CDS encoding 2-dehydro-3-deoxy-phosphogluconate aldolase; this encodes MQETVQELLAQRVVGILRLPQSSLALQALEVAIQHGVRAVEVTMTTPNAIEILREARKRWEGKALVGAGTVLDAENAKQVIDAGAQFVVSPILDAGMVETALDANVPPIPGVFSPTEIVTAYRLGAPIVKVFPAVVLSTAFFKEVKAPLPQIPLMAVGGLNAHNAAEYLHAGADMVGVGGALFPKAAILAGEFEGVAQTAEALASLRHLHLEHL
- a CDS encoding gamma-glutamyltranspeptidase, whose product is MTYRGVVVARNGAVATSQPLATAVGLHVLQEGGNFVDAALAISAMLTVVEPYNSHLGGDAFVIVYDARTRQTHALNASGPAPRAATRERFRDGIPVRGMQSASVPGLVSAWALLHERYATRELSELLQPAIRYAQQGFPAGYRYSQVFSVHEDILRQFPITWRELVPDGELPYPGKMVTQPQLGWTLSRIATAGPMDFYRGEIAERIVRHCQHHGGLFTEEDLAQPPAEWLEPLRVEYRGYTLHAQPPVSQGHILAQMLNLLEGYDLRSMGALSADAIHLQVEAKKLAFADRHAYLGDPRFVNVPINVLLSKEYAMRRRQQIDPNRAADRVTAGEIEHDTTYFCVVDRSGNAISFIQSIFHSFGCAEVAEGTGILFNNRMTGFSLDPASPNVLEPGKRTAHTLNAYLLTRGDDLAFVGGTPGGDVQVQSNTQVICNLIDFGMNPQEAVEAPRWQHDPEGLKIERRTPMDTLQKLERKGHRVLLLPDWGQSGAVQVIAVHPESKALLAGSDPRCDGHAAGW